A genomic region of Nitrosomonas ureae contains the following coding sequences:
- a CDS encoding MutS-related protein yields MIDIWRKKFILSDSEQPTTMETLRPAENDYEALDAKTFEAIEAETLFHTINQTQTEAGRMTLYRSIARPNQNVGILQQKQMALLEMESDPQLFDAITKFVSKAASGEKSLKYLLYGEFVGGLTTEDPSSRTDKLEFGGYGYRQYVDGTEFAVDLVEGAAQVPQPQSAYLRTLLDAFRDFCQSRTYALMKGPVYVSGSKFKSKKEKSAFDLFSRFRPTLFKLIPIAIFFAASYGILFFFENFMPQFNVSYIGYGILALTVPVFPILLLAMGVSDRDSIIYPLRKQFRESPELAKVVEALGMLDELLSFHRYGQSIIGDKVLPQILDEKQHRLTVSQARNPLLIRSIPDYVPNDIHLDRAGRVLIITGPNSGGKTAYCKTVVQIQLLGQIGCYIPAMQGQLVPAERLYYQVPDPGQLSAAMGRFGHELQRTKEIFFNATPLSLVVLDELSEGTTFEEKMTISEYILKGFHKLGASTLLVTHNHELCELLQKDNIGRYLQVEFMPQGPTHRLIEGISKVSHADRVASAIGFSQRDVEAHLERQGGNHES; encoded by the coding sequence ATGATTGATATTTGGCGCAAGAAATTTATCTTATCCGATTCCGAACAACCTACAACGATGGAGACTCTCCGTCCCGCCGAAAACGACTATGAAGCGCTGGATGCGAAAACCTTTGAAGCGATTGAAGCAGAGACCTTGTTTCATACGATCAATCAAACCCAAACTGAAGCCGGTCGAATGACGCTGTATCGTTCCATTGCCCGCCCGAATCAGAATGTGGGAATACTGCAGCAGAAACAGATGGCATTGCTTGAGATGGAATCGGATCCGCAATTGTTTGATGCAATCACGAAATTTGTGAGCAAAGCGGCTTCCGGAGAAAAATCATTGAAATATCTGTTATATGGCGAATTTGTTGGCGGTCTCACAACCGAAGATCCAAGCAGCCGTACCGATAAACTGGAATTCGGTGGTTATGGTTATCGGCAATACGTAGACGGCACCGAATTTGCTGTGGATTTGGTTGAAGGCGCTGCACAAGTTCCACAGCCACAGTCTGCTTATTTGCGCACGCTGTTGGATGCTTTTCGTGATTTCTGCCAATCACGCACCTACGCATTGATGAAAGGCCCGGTTTATGTTTCCGGCAGCAAGTTTAAAAGCAAAAAAGAAAAATCGGCCTTCGATCTGTTTTCGCGCTTCAGGCCCACCTTATTTAAACTCATCCCGATAGCGATTTTCTTTGCCGCTTCGTACGGTATTCTGTTTTTCTTTGAAAACTTCATGCCGCAGTTCAATGTGTCTTACATCGGTTATGGCATTTTGGCGCTCACCGTCCCGGTGTTTCCGATTCTGTTGCTGGCGATGGGCGTATCCGATCGCGATTCGATCATTTACCCCTTGCGCAAGCAATTCCGCGAAAGCCCTGAATTAGCCAAAGTGGTCGAGGCACTTGGCATGCTGGATGAATTGTTGTCTTTTCACCGCTATGGTCAATCGATTATCGGTGACAAAGTATTGCCGCAGATTCTTGATGAGAAGCAGCACCGCCTAACTGTAAGTCAAGCCCGGAATCCGCTACTGATACGGTCAATTCCGGATTATGTGCCGAACGATATCCACCTCGATCGGGCAGGGCGCGTGTTGATCATCACTGGCCCGAATAGCGGCGGAAAAACAGCGTATTGCAAGACCGTGGTGCAAATTCAACTACTCGGGCAAATCGGTTGCTACATTCCCGCTATGCAAGGGCAACTGGTTCCGGCCGAACGTCTCTATTATCAGGTTCCTGACCCCGGCCAGCTCAGTGCCGCAATGGGGCGCTTCGGCCATGAATTGCAGCGCACCAAGGAGATTTTCTTTAATGCCACTCCACTCAGTCTGGTGGTACTGGATGAATTATCCGAAGGCACGACGTTTGAAGAAAAAATGACCATCTCGGAATATATCCTGAAAGGATTCCATAAACTCGGTGCCAGCACTTTGCTGGTCACGCACAATCACGAACTGTGCGAACTGCTGCAAAAAGACAATATTGGCCGCTACCTGCAAGTCGAATTCATGCCGCAAGGTCCGACACACCGCCTGATTGAAGGCATTTCCAAAGTAAGCCACGCAGATCGTGTCGCCAGTGCGATTGGGTTTAGTCAGAGGGATGTGGAAGCGCATTTGGAACGACAGGGTGGAAATCATGAAAGCTGA
- a CDS encoding efflux RND transporter periplasmic adaptor subunit produces the protein MRSVNKVLRLVVFIAVASAIALASWYYTRPKPLEVDLAVITTGDVEATIVNTRAGTVKSCQRSNLAPITGGKIVKIRVKEGDHVQKGQVLLELWNQDLKAQRELAQRQLTMAQERRRETCILAENAQRESIRTQQLVEQGFVSSQRFDDAHANARSRQASCEAAISDIKRAEAQIHVSQAGIDRTIITAPFSGVIGKISGELGEFTTPSPPGIPTPPTIDLIDDNCLYVTAPMDEVDAPKIRVGQEARVTLDAMPEKIFPGKIRRIAPYVTEIEKQARTVDIEVDFLHIPADALLVGYSADVEVILERKENVVRIPTQAIRQNNKVWKVDDNHRLAEASLETGLSNWSFTEVRGGLKAGDQVLMSFDQDNIKAGVAVQPKPQ, from the coding sequence ATGCGATCTGTTAACAAAGTGCTACGCCTGGTTGTTTTTATCGCCGTGGCAAGTGCTATTGCGCTTGCAAGCTGGTATTACACCCGGCCAAAACCATTGGAAGTGGATTTGGCCGTCATCACCACAGGCGATGTGGAAGCCACGATAGTCAACACGCGTGCAGGGACGGTCAAATCCTGCCAGCGATCCAATCTTGCACCCATAACCGGTGGGAAGATTGTAAAAATCCGGGTAAAAGAAGGTGATCATGTGCAAAAAGGACAGGTTTTGCTGGAGCTATGGAATCAGGATTTAAAAGCGCAGCGCGAACTGGCGCAACGTCAACTCACCATGGCGCAGGAACGGCGCCGCGAAACCTGCATCCTGGCGGAGAATGCTCAGCGTGAATCAATCCGTACGCAACAGTTGGTGGAACAAGGCTTTGTCAGTTCGCAGCGGTTCGACGATGCTCATGCCAACGCACGTTCCCGTCAGGCCAGTTGCGAAGCGGCCATTTCCGACATCAAGCGCGCCGAAGCGCAGATCCACGTATCCCAGGCCGGAATTGACCGCACCATCATCACGGCCCCGTTCTCCGGTGTAATTGGAAAAATTTCCGGTGAGCTGGGTGAATTCACTACGCCCTCACCACCTGGCATCCCTACCCCGCCGACAATTGATCTGATCGACGACAATTGCCTGTATGTCACCGCGCCAATGGATGAAGTCGATGCGCCCAAAATCAGGGTGGGACAGGAAGCACGTGTCACGCTCGATGCCATGCCTGAGAAAATATTTCCGGGAAAAATACGACGCATTGCGCCCTATGTCACTGAGATCGAGAAACAGGCACGCACCGTGGATATCGAAGTGGATTTTTTGCATATCCCTGCCGATGCTTTGCTGGTGGGTTACAGTGCCGATGTAGAGGTGATCCTTGAACGCAAGGAAAATGTAGTGCGTATTCCGACGCAGGCCATCCGGCAAAATAATAAAGTCTGGAAGGTGGATGACAATCATCGGTTAGCCGAAGCATCACTGGAAACCGGTTTGAGCAATTGGAGCTTTACCGAAGTCCGCGGCGGCTTGAAAGCAGGTGATCAAGTTCTGATGTCTTTTGATCAAGACAACATCAAAGCGGGTGTTGCCGTACAACCCAAACCGCAATAA
- a CDS encoding ABC transporter ATP-binding protein, with product MIRLTAITRTFHMGDQMVYALNDINLQIASGEYVSIMGPSGSGKSTLLNILGLLDKPDSGCYELDEKRVTDLSETEQAQIRREKIGFVFQSFHLVPRLTAAENIELPLTLSGMPSEQRQIRVNEALQAFELKQRAQHRPAELSGGQRQRVAIARATIMQPSVILADEPTGNLDHQIGAEVMALLENLHHRGTTLIVVTHDRELGARAHRQIGMRDGKILTDQADDAG from the coding sequence ATGATACGCCTGACTGCCATAACGCGTACATTCCATATGGGTGATCAAATGGTTTATGCATTGAATGACATCAATCTGCAAATCGCTTCAGGAGAGTACGTTTCAATTATGGGGCCTTCCGGCTCGGGAAAATCCACATTGCTGAATATTCTTGGCTTACTCGACAAGCCTGATAGCGGATGTTATGAACTGGATGAAAAGCGCGTCACCGATTTATCAGAAACTGAACAGGCACAAATCCGCCGTGAAAAAATCGGCTTTGTTTTTCAATCGTTCCATCTGGTTCCGCGCTTGACCGCTGCAGAAAATATCGAACTGCCGTTAACGCTCAGCGGCATGCCTTCTGAGCAACGGCAAATACGTGTCAATGAGGCGCTGCAGGCCTTCGAATTGAAACAGCGCGCGCAACACCGACCGGCAGAGCTTTCTGGTGGCCAGCGCCAGCGTGTGGCGATTGCGCGTGCAACCATCATGCAACCCAGCGTTATCCTGGCGGATGAGCCTACCGGAAACCTGGACCATCAGATCGGTGCTGAAGTTATGGCACTATTGGAAAATTTGCATCATCGGGGGACCACATTGATTGTCGTCACGCACGACCGGGAATTAGGCGCACGTGCGCATCGTCAGATCGGCATGCGAGATGGAAAAATTCTAACGGATCAAGCCGATGACGCTGGTTGA
- a CDS encoding ABC transporter permease, translating into MTLVDTLQTSFKTVLSYRLRSLLIVLAMALGVAAVVILTALGDGARNYVINQFSSIGTNLLVVLPGRAETSGSFLGAVLGQTPRDLTLKDAQLIGRLPQVRRYAPLNVGEAELSAANRLRAVTVLGSNANLIPIRHMKLAQGNFMAQGTESNAQIVLGAKIANEFFPRTQAVGQRIRLGDSRFLVSGVLMSQGETMGFNTDEIVIIPIDYAQTMFNTTSLFRILIEAKSHNEIEPAKQAVLATMKQSHDGEEDITVITQDAILSTFDRILQALTMAVAGIAAISLIVAGILVMNVMLVAVSQRTAEIGLLKAIGATSADIRRLFFAEAILLSMVGAILGFLLGQFGSLMLRLALPQLPAWPPAWATIAGIMVALITGILASILPASKAAQLDAVNALGKK; encoded by the coding sequence ATGACGCTGGTTGACACATTACAAACCTCATTTAAAACAGTGTTGAGCTATCGACTCCGCTCATTGCTGATCGTACTCGCGATGGCTTTAGGGGTAGCCGCGGTAGTGATATTGACAGCTTTGGGCGATGGCGCAAGAAATTATGTAATCAATCAGTTCTCTTCCATCGGAACCAATCTGCTGGTGGTGTTACCCGGGCGGGCGGAAACCTCGGGTTCATTCCTGGGTGCAGTATTAGGTCAAACACCACGTGACCTCACCCTAAAAGATGCGCAATTGATCGGCCGTTTGCCGCAAGTGCGGCGTTATGCACCGCTCAATGTGGGTGAAGCAGAGCTATCTGCTGCCAATCGCTTGCGCGCTGTGACCGTGCTAGGCAGTAACGCCAATCTGATACCTATCCGGCATATGAAGCTAGCACAAGGAAATTTCATGGCGCAGGGCACTGAGAGCAATGCCCAAATTGTTCTCGGTGCAAAAATAGCCAATGAATTTTTTCCTCGCACGCAAGCTGTCGGGCAGCGCATTCGATTAGGCGACAGCCGATTTCTAGTCTCCGGTGTTCTGATGTCGCAGGGTGAAACCATGGGATTCAATACCGATGAAATTGTCATTATTCCGATTGACTATGCACAAACCATGTTTAATACGACTTCACTATTCCGCATCCTGATTGAAGCCAAGAGCCATAACGAAATCGAACCCGCAAAACAAGCAGTGCTAGCAACCATGAAACAAAGTCACGATGGAGAAGAAGATATCACCGTGATTACGCAAGATGCCATTCTCTCGACCTTTGATCGCATTTTGCAAGCATTGACCATGGCGGTCGCGGGAATTGCCGCGATCAGTCTGATTGTTGCCGGTATTTTAGTGATGAATGTCATGCTGGTTGCGGTCAGCCAACGCACCGCAGAAATCGGCCTGCTGAAAGCCATCGGAGCAACCTCCGCCGATATCCGCCGCCTGTTCTTTGCCGAAGCGATTTTGTTGTCGATGGTAGGCGCTATTTTAGGGTTTCTGTTAGGCCAATTCGGCAGCTTGATGCTACGTCTGGCATTACCGCAGCTTCCCGCCTGGCCACCGGCATGGGCAACTATCGCAGGGATTATGGTCGCATTAATAACCGGAATTCTAGCCAGCATACTGCCTGCCAGTAAAGCAGCTCAACTGGATGCAGTAAATGCACTGGGAAAGAAATAA
- a CDS encoding DUF1499 domain-containing protein — MKEQIKERSEFARWSFKHACLSAAIAAVAVLGYRFGIMNYQVALIILIGGAALGMMAILSAVVSILAIITSVDTKVTGMLSALAGLTLGLAVAAPVFLTIQAGYKVPPIHDITTDLQNPPDFAAILTLRTAEHNPLDRKTPANLTELQQAGYPNLGSLLINKDPSQVFTEAVALAKACDWEIIAVSAEDGIIEATATTRFMGFKDDIVIRVSAKANKTIVDMRSASRIGISDMGTNATRIKAFLHELNNVK, encoded by the coding sequence ATGAAAGAACAAATAAAGGAGCGCTCGGAGTTCGCACGTTGGAGTTTCAAGCACGCATGTCTGTCTGCAGCTATTGCTGCTGTCGCTGTCCTGGGATATCGTTTTGGCATAATGAACTACCAAGTGGCATTGATAATTCTTATTGGCGGAGCAGCACTTGGCATGATGGCCATACTTTCTGCCGTTGTTAGCATTCTCGCCATTATCACCTCAGTCGACACTAAAGTAACAGGTATGCTCTCAGCGCTTGCTGGACTGACACTTGGCCTTGCAGTTGCGGCACCCGTTTTTCTCACCATTCAAGCGGGATATAAAGTACCCCCTATTCATGATATCACCACTGATCTGCAAAACCCACCTGACTTTGCAGCCATACTTACTTTGCGCACAGCGGAACACAATCCGCTAGACCGGAAAACACCCGCTAATCTAACTGAACTTCAGCAAGCGGGATATCCCAATCTTGGTTCTTTGCTGATCAATAAAGATCCGAGTCAAGTTTTTACCGAGGCTGTCGCGCTCGCCAAAGCGTGTGACTGGGAAATCATAGCAGTCTCTGCCGAGGACGGTATCATCGAAGCAACCGCTACAACCCGGTTTATGGGTTTTAAGGATGATATTGTGATTCGCGTTTCCGCTAAAGCAAATAAAACGATCGTTGATATGCGCTCCGCCTCTCGTATCGGAATCAGCGATATGGGGACCAACGCTACGCGCATTAAAGCGTTCTTGCATGAACTTAACAACGTCAAGTAG
- a CDS encoding DUF3631 domain-containing protein gives MAFETIPATQEQQAAFADQSTETMQETLARLAKLHPMEYDRVRIEEAKRLKCRPATLDSLVKIERKDTATDESLVEQTEPYHSAVDLADVLNEIKAVFNRHAILPPHADIVMPLWCVFSWFIEVVYFAPLLIIRAPESECGKTTVKDIVELFVRRPLPNEGVSIAAMFRVVEQEQPTLLLDDADSWLLRDPNDERHSLINSGHKRGGKVLRCVGDNHELKAFKTFCAKVLAFIGKSKDTLHNRSIEIVLRRKMAGERIQSLRNIDRSSINLIRSKLARIEIDYSSVVASAKPSLPAGIDNRAADNWEPLLAIADIAGVEWAELARKAALALNKDKETVVSTGAELLADIQQIFENKGTNKIRTADLVQALCDDTEAGWQTYNHGRPISPRQVAKRLAEYSIRPKTIRFGYSDTPKGYELEQFQDAFARYLHTPPENGILSATTPQPSNHKAFSVADNPPQNPSATRSATLEPASHNDCGGVADKTPLTQKCIRI, from the coding sequence ATGGCTTTTGAAACTATCCCAGCTACACAAGAGCAGCAAGCTGCATTTGCTGATCAATCTACTGAAACCATGCAAGAGACACTCGCAAGATTGGCGAAACTGCACCCGATGGAATACGACCGAGTGCGCATTGAAGAAGCAAAAAGGCTTAAATGTCGCCCGGCAACTTTGGATTCATTGGTTAAAATAGAACGCAAAGATACCGCCACTGATGAATCCCTTGTCGAACAGACCGAGCCTTATCACTCAGCGGTCGACTTGGCGGATGTATTAAACGAAATCAAGGCGGTATTCAATCGCCATGCAATTCTGCCACCTCATGCTGATATTGTAATGCCATTATGGTGCGTTTTCAGTTGGTTTATTGAGGTCGTTTATTTTGCGCCGCTGCTGATAATTCGTGCACCAGAATCCGAATGCGGAAAAACCACAGTAAAGGATATTGTTGAATTGTTCGTGCGCCGCCCACTACCAAACGAAGGTGTGAGCATTGCTGCCATGTTTAGGGTAGTGGAGCAGGAGCAACCCACGCTATTACTTGATGACGCGGATAGTTGGTTATTACGTGACCCTAACGATGAACGGCACAGCCTGATAAATAGCGGACACAAGCGAGGCGGTAAGGTGTTGCGATGCGTTGGCGATAACCACGAGCTTAAAGCCTTCAAAACATTCTGCGCGAAGGTATTGGCATTTATCGGAAAAAGCAAAGACACACTGCATAACCGATCAATTGAGATTGTGTTGCGACGAAAAATGGCGGGAGAACGCATACAGTCATTGCGAAATATTGACCGCTCAAGCATTAATCTAATTCGCTCAAAATTAGCACGAATAGAAATTGATTATTCATCGGTAGTTGCCAGTGCAAAGCCATCGCTGCCCGCTGGCATTGATAACCGTGCAGCCGATAACTGGGAACCGTTGCTTGCCATTGCAGATATTGCAGGCGTGGAATGGGCTGAACTCGCTCGTAAGGCAGCACTTGCTTTGAATAAAGACAAAGAGACAGTAGTCTCCACAGGTGCGGAATTGTTGGCGGATATACAGCAGATATTCGAGAACAAGGGTACAAATAAAATCCGCACGGCTGATTTAGTACAGGCACTTTGTGATGATACCGAGGCTGGATGGCAAACCTATAATCATGGTCGACCAATCAGCCCCCGACAAGTTGCCAAGCGTTTAGCTGAGTATTCGATCAGACCGAAAACTATTCGCTTTGGATATTCTGACACTCCGAAAGGTTACGAGTTAGAGCAGTTTCAAGATGCTTTTGCACGATATCTTCACACCCCTCCGGAAAATGGCATTTTATCCGCCACAACGCCACAACCAAGCAACCACAAGGCTTTTAGTGTTGCGGATAATCCGCCACAAAATCCATCCGCAACACGATCCGCAACGCTGGAACCCGCATCACATAACGATTGTGGCGGTGTTGCGGATAAAACACCCCTAACCCAGAAATGCATAAGGATATGA
- a CDS encoding helix-turn-helix domain-containing protein, with protein MAIPPRRIVYKGRMMEQQISHIHAASNVSVALDQLAKLAIGRDHIQTDEIARVTNHKPQTVRKKYCLTGEYFGIRPVKLGNRLLWPVADIAKLLNGGI; from the coding sequence ATGGCAATCCCGCCAAGGCGAATCGTTTATAAAGGACGAATGATGGAGCAGCAAATTTCACATATACATGCAGCATCCAATGTCTCGGTTGCGCTTGATCAACTTGCGAAACTCGCTATCGGACGGGATCACATCCAAACTGATGAAATAGCCAGAGTGACCAATCACAAACCCCAAACCGTAAGAAAAAAATATTGCTTAACCGGTGAATACTTCGGAATCAGGCCAGTAAAACTCGGCAATCGCTTGCTTTGGCCGGTCGCTGATATTGCCAAGCTGTTAAACGGAGGTATTTAA
- a CDS encoding HigA family addiction module antitoxin has translation MSRMHNPAHPGEVLRDWLPERMTITQATMELQVSRVLLSKVLNGKAGITASMALRLSAWLGTTPDVWLGMQTQWDLWQAKKQPKPDFKPLKRLPA, from the coding sequence ATGAGCAGAATGCACAACCCAGCACACCCAGGCGAAGTTTTAAGGGATTGGCTACCGGAACGTATGACCATTACCCAAGCCACCATGGAATTGCAAGTTTCCCGCGTCTTGCTATCCAAGGTGTTAAACGGTAAAGCTGGAATAACCGCCTCAATGGCATTACGTCTTTCTGCATGGCTTGGCACAACACCTGATGTATGGCTGGGAATGCAAACGCAATGGGATTTATGGCAGGCAAAGAAACAACCGAAACCGGATTTTAAACCGCTGAAACGATTACCAGCATAA
- a CDS encoding BrnA antitoxin family protein, protein MQKYLTTKSGRKILLNTPEEDAQITAAALTDPDNPPLTDEELQQFKRARGRPQGSGKKEQVTLRIDTEILEQFRATGNGWQTRINDALRDWIKQH, encoded by the coding sequence ATGCAAAAGTACTTAACGACTAAATCAGGGCGGAAGATTCTGCTCAATACACCGGAAGAAGATGCGCAGATTACAGCAGCCGCGCTTACCGATCCGGACAATCCACCTTTAACGGATGAAGAATTGCAACAATTCAAGCGAGCACGCGGAAGGCCACAAGGGAGCGGAAAAAAAGAGCAAGTAACACTCCGCATAGATACTGAAATTTTGGAGCAATTCAGGGCAACCGGTAACGGCTGGCAAACACGAATTAATGACGCGCTACGGGATTGGATAAAGCAGCATTAA
- a CDS encoding BrnT family toxin yields the protein MKVICDAAKDAINKEKHGVSLTEAVFIDWDDALICQDMRREYGEIRMIALAPIGERLYCVVYVDHENNRRIISLRKANNREKRHYAKVLND from the coding sequence ATGAAAGTGATTTGCGATGCTGCCAAGGATGCAATAAATAAGGAAAAGCATGGTGTATCACTGACTGAAGCGGTATTCATTGATTGGGATGATGCGCTGATATGCCAGGACATGCGACGCGAGTATGGGGAAATTCGCATGATTGCCTTAGCGCCAATTGGAGAAAGATTATATTGCGTAGTTTATGTTGATCATGAAAATAACCGGCGAATAATCAGCTTGCGCAAGGCCAACAACCGAGAGAAAAGACATTATGCAAAAGTACTTAACGACTAA
- a CDS encoding tyrosine-type recombinase/integrase, protein MKWDNFTSERVASFKCKPGAKQSIFWDGKQSGLGLRVTASGTKSYIFQTELHGKTMRITIGNYPAWSISDAQTEAARLKVKTDQGIDPRQEAAEEKAAKQASEAARKAQEAREIVTVGQAWEEYVTARKPLWSELHIRDHDKVMQAGGDARKRSKKLTEPGSLATLAKIRLVDLTPELVTEWAQTEAMTRPTRARLALRLLRAFLNWCGRHSTYKAIVTSNPAQNNDARESLGKAKVKHDVLQREQLLAWFKAIKQIQNPIISAYLQTLLLTGARREEIASLRWQDIDFQWNSLTINDKVEDFRVIPLTPYVANLLSALTRRNEWVFSSPTAASGRLTDPSIAHRKACAIAGLDLTLHGLRRSFASLCEWIEMPAGIAAQIQGHKPQGVREQNYIRRPLDLLRMWHVKIESWILKEAGINFIPTQAGLCVVKK, encoded by the coding sequence ATGAAATGGGATAACTTCACTTCCGAACGAGTCGCATCATTCAAGTGCAAACCAGGGGCAAAGCAATCTATCTTCTGGGATGGGAAACAGTCCGGCTTGGGATTGCGAGTTACCGCCAGCGGTACAAAATCTTACATATTCCAAACTGAGCTACACGGCAAAACCATGCGTATAACCATCGGCAACTATCCAGCGTGGAGTATCTCAGACGCACAAACCGAAGCAGCCCGACTAAAAGTTAAGACCGATCAAGGCATAGACCCGCGTCAAGAAGCAGCAGAAGAAAAAGCGGCAAAACAAGCCTCAGAAGCAGCTAGGAAAGCGCAGGAAGCGCGTGAAATCGTTACAGTAGGTCAAGCATGGGAAGAATATGTGACTGCCCGCAAGCCGCTATGGTCAGAGTTGCACATACGCGACCATGACAAAGTTATGCAAGCCGGTGGCGATGCACGCAAACGAAGCAAAAAACTGACAGAGCCTGGATCACTTGCCACACTTGCTAAAATTCGACTGGTAGACTTAACGCCAGAATTAGTGACTGAGTGGGCACAGACCGAAGCCATGACCCGACCGACACGCGCACGGCTTGCTCTACGATTATTAAGAGCTTTTCTGAATTGGTGCGGAAGACATTCAACGTATAAAGCCATTGTGACAAGCAATCCAGCACAGAATAATGATGCCCGAGAGAGTCTGGGCAAGGCTAAGGTTAAGCACGACGTGTTACAGCGCGAGCAATTGCTCGCATGGTTTAAGGCAATCAAACAAATTCAGAATCCCATCATATCCGCATATCTGCAAACTCTTTTGCTGACTGGCGCACGCCGCGAAGAAATCGCTTCTTTACGCTGGCAGGATATAGATTTTCAATGGAATAGCTTAACGATTAATGACAAAGTAGAAGATTTTAGAGTCATTCCGTTAACACCTTATGTGGCTAATTTGCTATCCGCACTCACGCGCCGCAACGAATGGGTATTTTCAAGCCCTACCGCTGCAAGTGGCCGCTTAACCGATCCTTCCATAGCGCACCGAAAAGCATGTGCAATAGCTGGATTGGATTTAACTTTGCACGGATTGAGGCGTTCTTTTGCCAGTTTGTGTGAATGGATAGAAATGCCCGCAGGTATCGCCGCACAAATTCAGGGACATAAGCCGCAAGGAGTTAGAGAACAAAACTATATACGCCGTCCACTTGATTTGCTGCGCATGTGGCACGTCAAAATAGAAAGCTGGATATTGAAGGAAGCAGGGATTAATTTTATACCAACACAAGCAGGATTGTGTGTTGTAAAGAAATAA
- a CDS encoding GNAT family N-acetyltransferase: protein MDSEYIIRPMMQNEIDFAIELAAIEGWNPGLHDRDCFYAADRDGFFIGLLNGQPIACLSAVKYSDSFGFMGLYIVKKPYRGQQYGFKLWHAGLNYLKGCNIGLDGVVAQQDNYKKSGFQAAYRNIRYQGLTGGQFPCNPELIELARIPFAQICSYDSAFFPADRAKFLRLWLTQPESIALGIIQSNQIIAYGVIRPCRVGYKVAPLFADNPLLAETLWLGLLASVKENQPVFLDICENNPHARALVERHDLQIVFETSRMYTKYMPALDFERMYGITSFELG, encoded by the coding sequence ATGGACAGCGAATATATTATCCGGCCAATGATGCAAAATGAGATAGATTTTGCTATCGAATTGGCTGCTATTGAAGGTTGGAATCCTGGTTTACATGATAGAGATTGCTTTTATGCTGCGGATAGGGATGGTTTCTTCATAGGCCTACTTAACGGTCAACCTATTGCCTGTCTATCAGCGGTTAAATACAGCGATTCGTTTGGGTTTATGGGACTTTATATTGTTAAAAAACCATATCGTGGACAACAATATGGTTTTAAGCTTTGGCATGCTGGGCTTAATTATCTCAAAGGGTGCAATATCGGTCTGGATGGGGTGGTTGCACAACAGGATAACTATAAAAAATCCGGCTTTCAGGCAGCATACCGCAATATTCGCTATCAAGGATTAACAGGCGGACAATTTCCATGTAATCCGGAATTGATTGAACTTGCAAGAATTCCTTTTGCGCAAATATGTTCGTATGATTCAGCATTTTTCCCCGCTGATAGAGCTAAATTTCTAAGGTTGTGGCTTACTCAGCCTGAGAGCATTGCTTTAGGGATTATTCAGAGTAATCAGATTATCGCATATGGAGTAATTCGCCCTTGCCGCGTAGGGTATAAAGTTGCCCCGTTATTTGCTGATAATCCATTGTTAGCCGAGACTCTATGGTTGGGATTACTTGCTTCTGTAAAGGAAAATCAACCGGTATTCCTGGATATTTGTGAGAATAATCCCCATGCGCGAGCTTTAGTTGAACGCCATGATTTGCAGATTGTTTTTGAAACATCGAGAATGTATACCAAGTATATGCCCGCACTGGATTTTGAGCGGATGTATGGGATCACCAGTTTTGAACTAGGTTAA
- a CDS encoding high-potential iron-sulfur protein has product MMRHFQKKFSRRRIMKFIALGTTIPLFNILMNYAHASKASKESMQYRDEPNDKEQCSNCMQFIPGKTPEAQGECKVVEGSINSQGWCVAYTKK; this is encoded by the coding sequence ATGATGAGACATTTTCAGAAAAAATTCTCACGGCGCAGAATAATGAAATTTATCGCACTGGGAACCACTATCCCTCTTTTCAATATCTTGATGAATTACGCTCATGCGTCTAAAGCTTCAAAGGAATCAATGCAATACCGGGATGAACCAAACGACAAAGAGCAATGCAGTAATTGCATGCAGTTTATTCCAGGTAAGACACCTGAAGCTCAAGGGGAATGTAAAGTCGTTGAAGGGAGCATTAATTCCCAGGGCTGGTGTGTTGCATATACCAAAAAATAG